GGTCTCCCCCCTGGCGAAGGCGTAGGCGCTCGCCGCCTCCCTCCACACTTCGAAGGTCTCACCGATGTCGACGTACACGTTCGGCCGGTAGCCTCGAGGATCCTCCCAGTTCTCAGCGAAGAAGAGCCTTCGAACCCGGTGGGCAGGCCTCTCCCTCTTAACCGCTGGTAGCGCAGCGTAGAAGAGCGCGTCCAGGACGTTCCTGTACGTGTTCGCATGATCCCTGTGGATGCTCCCCCGCCAGTGCGTGATCAGGATCTCGGGCCTGTACTCCCTGATCAAGTCGCAGAGCCTAAGCTTCACCTCCCTGCTCACGGGCAGCTCCCCATCCCTGTAGGGGAGGAAGACGGCTTCAGCCCCCAGGATTCTGGCCGCGTTTTCCGCTTCCCTACGCTTTTGCTCACCGTACTCCTCCTCGGAGAGCGTGGGGTGCCCTTTCTCGCCCAGCGTCATGTGAACGATTACGACCCTATGACCGGAGCGGGTCAGCTTCGCGATTAAGCCGCCGCACGTGACCTCAGCGTCGCCGGCGTGGGCTCCGACAACCATCAACTTGACCACGTTAGATCACCCTCCTCATGATGAAGTACCTGCGCGTCACTTTAAACCCGAAGCGCGAGTACAAGCGCGCCGCTTGCTCGTCAGTCCAGAGGACGAAGGCGTTGTGAATACCCCTACGCCTCATCTCCCAGAGGCAGCGCGCCAGCAGCACCGTGCCGATCCCCTTACCACGCATATCCTCCCTCACGCCGAAAGGCCCGAAGTGCGCTCCAGGCTTGTGCCAGTGGTAATCCTCGCTATGCCAGTACTGGCAGTAGCCGACAACTTCATCCCCCTTCACCGCTACCAGGATCTGCCCTTTCTCGCAGCCGCTCTGGAGGAGCTCGAGAGCGTGCCTGTACCAGTCGGCCGGGAAGCTCCTCTCCAGGAACCTGAGGAGCGGGTAGATGTCCCTCGTCTCGAGGGGCCGAACCTCAACCCCCTCACCCTCCAGCTTCTTCTCCAGCTCCTCGACCTCGGCGGGCAGCGTATAGTCGGGCCACAGCTGGGCATCCATGCTGAGAGCTTCATACAGCCTTACGAATCCGTGCCTCTCAAGCAGCTCCAGCAGCCACGCGTACCTGTCTGGGTCGACACCCGGAAAGAAGTAGTTCGGAGTGTAAGGCGAGAACAAAACCTCGCTTCGCCCCTTCCCCTTGAAGTACTCGAGCGAGGCCTCCATCAGCGCTCCTCCCGCCTCAGGGAACTCCGGATCGTAAGCGAGAGCCGTTATCCACCCTCGGCGCTCCTCTAAACCCTGGTAGAAGAGGGGATACCTTCGAAGGATGCATAAACTGAAGCCCACGATTCTACCACCGCTGACTGCGAGCTTCAACCCTTCACCGTCGAAGTTTGGATCTAGGAGAACCTTCCTCTCAAAGATGGAGATCGAGATTGGATCGTACCTGAGCCACCTATTCCACAAACGCACGAGATCATCCTCAACGCAAGGCCTGTAGGTAGAAATTTCGATCGCCACTAGCTACCAATTAGATGGGGGCACATATGGGTTGCGCGGCGCTACTCGGACTGAATAGCCATCGCATGCCGAGCGGTTGAGAAGCGCTGACCGTGCTGCGGAATAACGCCCACCCTCTATCGCCACTCGAGACCAGGGGCCTCAACGCAAGCCCATCGCTTGGTCTGGAGAGCAGGTATATTATCCAGAGAGCCGTTGAGATCTAGGGAACATGAAGAGCCCCGTTTTTGGGGTAACAATGATACTGGATGAGCGCAAGCACGTCTACCCGCACTACTACGATAAGTGCCTCGAGATGGTCCACTACTGGAGGTCGTTCATCGAGTCGATCAAGTTCCAGGATGGAACGTCACCTAGGGCTGTGGCCTCATCCGAGCTCATCACTTCGGTTGATTCCGCCAGAAGGGTTGGCGAAGAGTTCCTGGAGAAGAAGGTCCGCGCGGTGATCCTCAACTTCCACGTGTGGAACTTCCCCTACCTTGTCTGGCCCTTCATCAACACCGTGGGTAAGGATAAGCCGATCCTCTGCCTCTCGAACAATGAGGGCGCTTACCCCGGTAACGTCGGGCTGCTGGCCACAAGTGGCGCGTTGAGGCAGGCCGGCTTGACGGTCCACAGGATCATCGGCGACCCCGGGGACCCGAAGGTGAAGGAGAAGGTGAGGAAGTGGGTGATGGCTGCCACCGCTGCGGTCAACCTGAGGAACGAAGTGTACGGAATGTACGGTGGCCACTCGATGGGGATGGAGACCGGGTACTTCCACCTCGTCCCCATCCAGCGGTACTTCGGCACGACGGTCTACCAGATTGATCAGCTTTTGATCGTCGAGAAGATGAGGGAGATCCCCGACGAGGAGGTTGAGAAGGGGGTTAAGTGGCTGGAGGAGAACGTGGGGAGGATCGAGTACGATGGGAAAATGCTCACGAGGGAGACTTTGGCCAAGCAGGTAAGGCTCTACCTGGCGGTCAAAAGGCTCAACGAGGAGTACGGCTTCGACTTCTGCGGGATTAAGGGTCAGAGGGAGCTTTCGGAGCACGTCGTGATCCCCGATGTAGCAGAGATGCTCCTCAACGACCCGTACGACTGGAACGGCCCTAAAGAGCCAACCGTCTGCGCGACAGAGGCAGACTCTCTTGGCGCCTTGACCATGCAGGTTCTGAAGTACGTCAGCGGCGGGCTGCCCGTGCTCTTCATGGACGTTAGGCTCTACCACCCCGACCTCGGCATCTGGGACTTCTGCAACTCCGGCGTGCACGCGAGCTGGTACGCAGCCAGGAGCTACAACCCGAGGGAGAACCTGAGGAAGGTGACGCTGTACCCGGCTCTCGAGCTCTACTTCAAGGCTGGGGGCGCCTCCGTTTCCTTCGACGCTGCACCAGGCGAGCTCACTTTCGCGCGGCTCGGCCTCTACAGGGATCAACTGTACATGGTGATTGTGAAGGGTGAAGCCGTCGAGCTAGACGAGGAGACTAGGAGGAGGATAAACGCGCAGACGAACCCAACATGGCCCCACGTTCACGCCAGGTTGAACTGCTCCTACGAGGAGTTCATCGAGTTCTTCCCCGCTAACCACATCCACGCTGTAGCGGGCGATAGAGTCGAAGAGCTCCTGCTATTCTGCGAGCTCACAGGGGTAAAACCCATCCTGCTGGGAACAGGAAGGTACAGATCGTTCCAGGAAGCTTTTCAGTAAGCATCCCGAACTCAGGGGATAATTTTTTGGTTTAAGCCCGCCCAGCAGAGCTGCTCTGCCCCCCTGTAGCTAGTAGGGCCTGCGCAGCTCTCACGGGTGGACTCTTCTCGAGAGGTTTCAGCAGGATTGCTGCTAGAGCTACTGAGACTGCGGTTTGGCCGAAGATATCGCGTGCGAGGGAGACGAGGGCTGGGGCTAGGCCTTTCACGAAGACGTTTACCGCGAAGTACGTGAAGCTCATGATGAGACCACCCACTAGCATGGCGGCCAGCTGCACCGGGAACCTCTTACCCTTCCCTAGCCCAGCGACGTATCCTTGAAGCCCGTGCGCCACTAGCGTAACGTACCAGCGCGGGTAGCCGATGAGGAGGTCGGCGATCACGGGGCCGACGAGCCCCACGGTCGCCCCCATCGCCGGCCCGAACAGGAGAGCGGCGAGGTAGATGACGGTATCACCGATGTGCGTGTAACCGCCGGTTGGTGAGGGGAGAGCCAGGCCCGGGAAGTAGGTTAGAACGGCTGTCAATGCGGATAGCATGGATGCAACAGCCGCGAAAGCAGCGCTCCTTCTGGGCGCCACAGGGGCTCACCCCATCCAGATTTTAAACCATTTTCTGAATCCTTGAAGCCAGCTCGCCCCTCGCGAAACGCTTGGTGCAGCCATCCCTGCTGCGCCTGTACGCGCATTGAACGGTAAACGCCGCTTCGGCTGGAGTTTAGCATGGGTGCTTTCAGAGTGAATAACGGCAAATGCTGCGCTCAGGGTTTTGAACGCACATGAAGGCTCTATCGAGCAGTCCTAACCGACTTCTAAATTTCCTGCAGCTTTTACCTAACGAAAAATAAGATTTATAGCCAGAATATTGCTTTGTGGAGATCCTCCATCAG
The Thermofilaceae archaeon DNA segment above includes these coding regions:
- a CDS encoding L-fucose/L-arabinose isomerase family protein, translated to MKSPVFGVTMILDERKHVYPHYYDKCLEMVHYWRSFIESIKFQDGTSPRAVASSELITSVDSARRVGEEFLEKKVRAVILNFHVWNFPYLVWPFINTVGKDKPILCLSNNEGAYPGNVGLLATSGALRQAGLTVHRIIGDPGDPKVKEKVRKWVMAATAAVNLRNEVYGMYGGHSMGMETGYFHLVPIQRYFGTTVYQIDQLLIVEKMREIPDEEVEKGVKWLEENVGRIEYDGKMLTRETLAKQVRLYLAVKRLNEEYGFDFCGIKGQRELSEHVVIPDVAEMLLNDPYDWNGPKEPTVCATEADSLGALTMQVLKYVSGGLPVLFMDVRLYHPDLGIWDFCNSGVHASWYAARSYNPRENLRKVTLYPALELYFKAGGASVSFDAAPGELTFARLGLYRDQLYMVIVKGEAVELDEETRRRINAQTNPTWPHVHARLNCSYEEFIEFFPANHIHAVAGDRVEELLLFCELTGVKPILLGTGRYRSFQEAFQ
- a CDS encoding GNAT family N-acetyltransferase, translated to MAIEISTYRPCVEDDLVRLWNRWLRYDPISISIFERKVLLDPNFDGEGLKLAVSGGRIVGFSLCILRRYPLFYQGLEERRGWITALAYDPEFPEAGGALMEASLEYFKGKGRSEVLFSPYTPNYFFPGVDPDRYAWLLELLERHGFVRLYEALSMDAQLWPDYTLPAEVEELEKKLEGEGVEVRPLETRDIYPLLRFLERSFPADWYRHALELLQSGCEKGQILVAVKGDEVVGYCQYWHSEDYHWHKPGAHFGPFGVREDMRGKGIGTVLLARCLWEMRRRGIHNAFVLWTDEQAARLYSRFGFKVTRRYFIMRRVI
- a CDS encoding ECF transporter S component produces the protein MAPRRSAAFAAVASMLSALTAVLTYFPGLALPSPTGGYTHIGDTVIYLAALLFGPAMGATVGLVGPVIADLLIGYPRWYVTLVAHGLQGYVAGLGKGKRFPVQLAAMLVGGLIMSFTYFAVNVFVKGLAPALVSLARDIFGQTAVSVALAAILLKPLEKSPPVRAAQALLATGGQSSSAGRA
- a CDS encoding PIG-L family deacetylase — encoded protein: MVKLMVVGAHAGDAEVTCGGLIAKLTRSGHRVVIVHMTLGEKGHPTLSEEEYGEQKRREAENAARILGAEAVFLPYRDGELPVSREVKLRLCDLIREYRPEILITHWRGSIHRDHANTYRNVLDALFYAALPAVKRERPAHRVRRLFFAENWEDPRGYRPNVYVDIGETFEVWREAASAYAFARGETGFPYIEYYSCLFRIRGIESGFRYAQALMAPSEQLRQTLREL